TCCTGGCCGTACGACTCGCGACGGCGGGCCGGGCGCAGGACGCGGCATCCGGTGGCGGTACGTGCGCGGCGCGCGGTGCGGGTGGGGGCCGTCCGGGACCCGGTGCCGCCCGGGCGCTGCTGCGGGCCGGGCTGACCACCGCGACCGGGATCGCCCTCGCGGCACCCGTCCTGGTGCCCGTCTTCCTCGGCTCGCGGCACGCCCACCCCGGCCTGGTACGGGAGTTCGCCCCGGCACCCGCCACGGACGTCCTCGCCCGGCTGCTCCCCGTCACGTACAGCTTCTCGACCCCGGCGGCCTTCGTCTCCACGGCGGTGCTGCTGCTCGTCGCCGCGCTGCTCTTCCGCCGCGAGATCCCCGGCCGCGAGCGGTGGCTGTGGGCGGGCCTGTGCGCGGCGGTCCTGGCCTCGATGCAGTGGGGCCCGACGCACCTCCTGTGGCACGCCTTCGCCACCCCGAACGGCAGCCCGTACCGCCAGACCTTCGTCCTCTCCGGAGTCCTCGTCCTCGCCGCGTGGACCGGCTTCGCCCACGGCCTCCCGTCCCGCCGCGCGCTGCTCGGCGGGACGGCCGTGGTGGTGGCGCTGTCCCTGGGCTCGCTCCCGAGCCCCTTCCTCACCCCGTGGGCACTCGTCCTCACGGCCGTGGGCCTGGTCGCGGTGGCGGGCGGGCTGCTCCTCCCGCGCCACGGCCGGTACGGGGCCCTCGCCGCGCTCCTGGCGGCCGGCACCGTGGTCGGCCAGGCGGCGGCGACGACCGCGTACGCCGACCGGGAGCGGCTGGTCCGGCTCGACGACTACCCGCCGTGGGGCGCCGAGCAGCGGCGGCGGGCGGACGCCCTGGCGGCGGCGGACGGCTGGCCCGCGTACCGCACGGACTCGGGGCTGCCCCGGGTGGCGGGCAACGATCCGCTGCTCCTGGGCGGCCAGGGCGCCGCGTACTACAGCAGTCACACGCCGGCGGTCCTCACGGAGACGCTGACCGCGCTGGGCGGCGGCTGGACGTCACGGGGCCGGAACCTGCTGAGCCTGGACAACCCGGTGACGGACGCGCTGTTCGGGGTGGGGGCACGGTGGCGGGACGGGGAGATCGTCCGCGCGGAACCGTCGGCTCTGCCGCTGGTGACGGTACGGCCGCCGGGCCCGGCCCCGTCGTACGGCAGGTCCCCCTTCCGCAACCAGGAACTCCTGCTGGGCACCCGGGTCTACGAGGCCCCGGGGGCGGGAGGTGCGTGCCGGGTCGGCACGGAGGTCTTCCTCTGGGCCCCGGACGCGACGGGCCCCGCCCGCCTGGGCACGTACGAGACGCGGCTGCTCGGCGGCCGGCCGAAGCGGCAGGCGGCGCTGACCTCACTGGGCACGCAGGCGCGGGAGGGGGAGAAGGCCCGCGTCCCGCGCGGCGGCACCGCCGAGATCGCCTGCCTGGACCACGACCGTCTGCGCGCGGCGGTGGCGGGGCTCCGCGCCCGGGCGGCGACGAGCACCGACGTCCGCTCCGACGGTCTGACGGCCACG
This sequence is a window from Streptomyces sp. NBC_00691. Protein-coding genes within it:
- a CDS encoding YfhO family protein, translating into MPNATRTRGTTRPAPTPATAGTAARLTAEGPRSLLLAALLTVLAVCGGDAVARIFPFGPRHRAVNDLANQFVPFHAHLWDLLHGRADGGPLLDWQAGWGTSFLPDYGTYVSSPFAPLVALFPRGDIEYAVYAITVLKTAVAAAAMTYLLRRLGPGTWWWASVLGASYALCGWSLTEATYNPMWLDGLIAFPLLCLVGEWVREGRRPLLGPLVVAVCWVANFYTAYMATLGAALVLAVRLATAGRAQDAASGGGTCAARGAGGGRPGPGAARALLRAGLTTATGIALAAPVLVPVFLGSRHAHPGLVREFAPAPATDVLARLLPVTYSFSTPAAFVSTAVLLLVAALLFRREIPGRERWLWAGLCAAVLASMQWGPTHLLWHAFATPNGSPYRQTFVLSGVLVLAAWTGFAHGLPSRRALLGGTAVVVALSLGSLPSPFLTPWALVLTAVGLVAVAGGLLLPRHGRYGALAALLAAGTVVGQAAATTAYADRERLVRLDDYPPWGAEQRRRADALAAADGWPAYRTDSGLPRVAGNDPLLLGGQGAAYYSSHTPAVLTETLTALGGGWTSRGRNLLSLDNPVTDALFGVGARWRDGEIVRAEPSALPLVTVRPPGPAPSYGRSPFRNQELLLGTRVYEAPGAGGACRVGTEVFLWAPDATGPARLGTYETRLLGGRPKRQAALTSLGTQAREGEKARVPRGGTAEIACLDHDRLRAAVAGLRARAATSTDVRSDGLTATLPPGATGTAVVAAPRIAGWRCQGGKADAYGGLLAVPIRPGTTTVTCDFHPPGLRAGLAAGAAGALLLAGSLWLGTRTRRRAAGSPAPLGP